In Vicia villosa cultivar HV-30 ecotype Madison, WI linkage group LG7, Vvil1.0, whole genome shotgun sequence, the DNA window TCACTATTTATTAGTTTATGAAGGAGGACGTTATGGATTCGTTTGGATGGAGTAAGAATCTGGATGGGATCTTCACCGTTAAATCTTGTTACGATAGGTTCAAAGTCAAACTCTCTGGACCTCCTTTTAATTTGGTAATTGTTAATGCAACCAATCATCTGTGGAAGGTAAAAGCTCAGTCTAAGAAAACTATCAAAACACCAAGCGACAAAATCAATATCTCTCTCTAAAATGTCGCTTTAACCTCTCTCTAGAAGGGGGTTAGGGTTTTCAATCTAGCTGATGAGTGGCCACCGGCAATCAAAGGATAAGGAAGGATGGAAAATAGTTTCTGGCCGTCGGAATCAGAGGAGGTGGAGCTTCAAATGGGACACATTCCCTTTGGGGGGAGTAACCGCAATCACCAGTCGTCTGGAGTGGAGATAACTTCTTTTTATGTTTCGGAATTCCCAGATTACTCAAGCGCGAAGGATCTTTTTGAGTTGTTTTGCTGTGTAGGGAAGGCGGTGGAAGTTTCAATCTCACCGAGGAGGAACAGTAGGGGAAAACGTTTCGGTTTTGCGTGTTTTCCAGGCATAGAAGATGGAAGGTTGTTCGCGGTCAGGCTCGATAATATCATTATAACAGGGAGGCAAATTCACGCCAATCTTCCTCGTTTTCAAAGGGGTAAGCTGGTAGGAGACTCAGGGTTTGTGAATCAGAGTATCGGAGGAGGGGGTTCCAAAGTGGGTAAGGAGGCGGCGGAGGGGAATTTCAGAGATGGAATGGGATCTAGGAGGGGCATCAGAACATTCGCGGCAGCGGTAGGGGGAGTTTCTGGTTGCAAAGATGTTACAGGGGAAGTGTCCATAAATTTCTGTTTCAAGTCTAATGATGAAGACAAAAAGAGATTTCTGAAAGCTTATGTTGGGAGAGTTCTCATTCCAAGGTCAGCTTACAACATTCAATCTTATATGGAGATGGATGGGGTCTACCCCGTGAGAGTAATTCCATTGGGAGGGGATGTCTGTCTGTCGAAGGATAGGGAGTCGAGATTTATTGAAGATTTGATTGTAGAAGGGGAAACCTGGTGGAAAAGCTGGTTCTCTGAGATTAAGAGGTGGGAGGAAGGAACGGTTGGTGAGAGTAGGGATGTTTGGCTGAGAATTTTTGGTATCCCTGCTCACGTGTGGATGTCTTACTTTTTTGTGGCATTGGCGGAGGTGTGGCTGAAATTCATTTGCGTGGACGAGAGAACAGCGAAAGGAGAAGCTTTTGATGTCGCAAGGATTATGGTGAAGGTTAATTTATATCTCAAAATACTTGATGTCTTTCCTGTTACCATTGACGGTAAGATGTTTAATTTAGTGATGCGAGAGGATGCGATAGGGTTGTTTGGAAGTAACGTTGAGCCATCGGGAAATAGGGATTCTGCTTCTTCATCAGCAGACTCTGAAAGAATTTGGCAGGATGTTAATGGAGTTGAAGAAGAGGATTTAGGAACATAATTTTCAACTGATTCTATTCAACAGTTTTCATTGAAGGGAAGTTTGAACCATGGCGTTGACGTTCCGTTCCGTGATCACGGAGAAATTGACAAGGGAGATTCGTCGGGAGGCGGAGGTGGAGGATCAGAAAATTTCAAGGGCTCGTTTTCGATTCCGGTTTTGCTGGGCAGGGAAGAAAACAGTGCTACTGCTTGGAAGGATGCAAAATTGGGGAGTTTCGACGAGGCTGTATCACGTTTTCGGGCAGAAACTTCTTTGAATTTTGACTCGAATAAATTAGTGGAAGAAGTGGTGATTATtggtaataaaataaattagtggAAGAAGTGGTGATTATTGGTAATAAAATACAGTGTTaattaattttcaataaaaatcaatttatttatattacaaaataatacaaaaaaaaatagaaagaatgaaTGATAGATAAAATGATGTGgctattaatttaaaaaagaaaaatagaaacaaaaaagagtacGTAAGAGTGACATATTGTGAGAGAGGAAGGTTGTATTGGTAAGATCTTATAGAGAATTGTTGTGTTTTTAGAGGGAGGATATGATTGTGAAAAAGAGACAAGAATTTAGAGAGTTAGGCAAAGCAACAAAATGAGCTCAGAGACATGGATTTGGACGATTAGGCAAATTAAGATGAACCAAATCCCAATTCaccttttatttttacttttgcttttgtttttttatttagtagATTGTTTTCATGATTTTGCACCAAAACTTATAGATAGTTACTCATGCTTAACTAAGCACAAACACATGCATATATCTTTTGGTGCATGTTGGGATATTCTCTTACTATTATCATGTATTCAATAAATGTTAGCTTTTTTCAAAACTAAAGTAGTGGTTTTCTTCATGATTTGCAATGAGTGTGTTACTTCAAGGCAGCTTTGAATTTGGGGAAGAGGCTGCCTTTAAAACTATAGATATTTTACATTTATTCAAAtctattttatttacaaattctaaaaaattaattttaattattattttggtAGAGTTTTGCAATTTATATATGGAATTGTCAAATGGGAGTGCAAATGTACCTTTCTTGCAATTTGGATGGACGTATAAAGATGCATGTATAAATTGTACATATATCTTACAATTAAATGTGGAAATTTGTACTTATGCTTTTGTTAGATattaatgatatttataaaattttcaaataaaatttgttcttttttctcaatttgcaaataaaattttcttttagaTATTCCATAATTTTTCTACATTCAATAATTGaatgttattatttttcttttagatgTTCTATTAGTTTTcactatttaatattaattagtatCTTGGGTTTCTCATTCATAGCTTAAAATTAGCTTCAATTATTTCTCACTATTTATTAGTTTATGAAGGAGGACGTTATGGATTCGTTTGGATGGAGTAAGAATCTGGATGGGATCTTCACCGTTAAATCTTGTTACGATAGGTTCAAAGTCAAACTCTCTGGACCTCCTTTTAATTTGGTAATTGTTAATGCAACCAATCATCTGTGGAAGGTAAAAGCTCAGTCTAAGAAAACTATCAAAACACCAAGCGACAAAATCAATATCTCTCTCTAAAATGTCGCTTTAACCTCTCTCTAGAAGGGGGTTAGGGTTTTCAATCTAGCTGATGAGTGGCCACCGGCAATCAAAGGATAAGGAAGGATGGAAAATAGTTTCTGGCCGTCGGAATCAGAGGAGGTGGAGCTTCAAATGGGACACATTCCCTTTGGGGGGAGTAACCGCAATCACCAGTCGTCTGGAGTGGAGATAACTTCTTTTTATGTTTCGGAATTCCCAGATTACTCAAGCGCGAAGGATCTTTTTGAGTTGTTTTGCTGTGTAGGGAAGGCGGTGGAAGTTTCAATCTCACCGAGGAGGAACAGTAGGGGAAAACGTTTCGGTTTTGCGTGTTTTCCAGGCATAGAAGATGGAAGGTTGTTCGCGGTCAGGCTCGATAATATCATTATAACAGGGAGGCAAATTCACGCCAATCTTCCTCGTTTTCAAAGGGGTAAGCTGGTAGGAGACTCAGGGTTTGTGAATCAGAGTATCGGAGGAGGGGGTTCCAAAGTGGGTAAGGAGGCGGCGGAGGGGAATTTCAGAGATGGAATGGGATCTAGGAGGGGCATCAGAACATTCGCGGCAGCGGTAGGGGGAGTTTCTGGTTGCAAAGATGTTACAGGGGAAGTGTCCATAAATGTCTGTTTCAAGTCTAATGATGAAGACAAAAAGAGATTTCTGAAAGCTTATGTTGGGAGAGTTCTCATTCCAAGGTCAGCTTACAACATTCAATCTTATATGGAGATGGATGGGGTCTACCCCGTGAGAGTAATTCCATTGGGAGGGGATGTCTGTCTGTCGAAGGATAGGGAGTCGAGATTTATTGAAGATTTGATTGTAGAAGGGGAAACCTGGTGGAAAAGCTGGTTCTCTGAGATTAAGAGGTGGGAGGAAGGAACGGTTGGTGAGAGTAGGGATGTTTGGCTGAGAATTTTTGGTATCCCTGCTCACGTGTGGATGTCTTACTTTTTTGTGGCATTGGCGGAGGTGTGGCTGAAATTCATTTGCGTGGACGAGAGAACAGCGAAAGGAGAAGCTTTTGATGTCGCAAGGATTATGGTGAAGGTTAATTTATATCTCAAAATACTTGATGTCTTTCCTGTTACCATTGACGGTAAGATGTTTAATTTAGTGATGCGAGAGGATGCGATAGGGTTGTTTGGAAGTAACGTTGAGCCATCGGGAAATAGGGATTCTGCTTCTTCATCAGCAGACTCTGAAAGAATTTGGCAGGATGTTAATGGAGTTGAAGAAGAGGATTTAGGAACATAATTTTCAACTGATTCTATTCAACAGTTTTCATTGAAGGGAAGTTTGAACCATGGCGTTGACGTTCCGTTCCGTGATCACGGAGAAATTGACAAGGGAGATTCGTCGGGAGGCGGAGGTGGAGGATCAGAAAATTTCAAGGGCTCGTTTTCGATTCCGGTTTTGCTGGGCAGGGAAGAAAACAGTGCTACTGCTTGGAAGGATGCAAAATTGGGGAGTTTCGACGAGGCTGTATCACGTTTTCGGGCAGAAACTTCTTTGAATTTTGACTCGAATAAATTAGTGGAAGAAGTGGTGATTATtggtaataaaataaattagtggAAGAAGTGGTGATTATTGGTAATAAAATACAGTGTTaattaattttcaataaaaatcaatttatttatattacaaaataatacaaaaaaaaatagaaagaatgaaTGATAGATAAAATGATGTGgctattaatttaaaaaagaaaaatagaaacaaaaaagagtacGTAAGAGTGACATATTGTGAGAGAGGAAGGTTGTATTGGTAAGATCTTATAGAGAATTGTTGTGTTTTTAGAGGGAGGATATGATTGTGAAAAAGAGACAAGAATTTAGAGAGTTAGGCAAAGCAACAAAATGAGCTCAGAGACATGGATTTGGACGATTAGGCAAATTAAGATGAACCAAATCCCAATTCaccttttatttttacttttgcttttgtttttttatttagtagATTGTTTTCATGATTTTGCACCAAAACTTATAGATAGTTACTCATGCTTAACTAAGCACAAACACATGCATATATCTTTTGGTGCATGTTGGGATATTCTCTTACTATTATCATGTATTCAATAAATGTTAGCTTTTTTCAAAACTAAAGTAGTGGTTTTCTTCATGATTTGCAATGAGTGTGTTACTTCAAGGCAGCTTTGAATTTGGGGAAGAGGCTGCCTTTAAAACTATAGATATTTTACATTTATTCAAAtctattttatttacaaattctaaaaaattaattttaattattattttggtAGAGTTTTGCAATTTATATATGGAATTGTCAAATGGGAGTGCAAATGTACCTTTCTTGCAATTTGGATGGACGTATAAAGATGCATGTATAAATTGTACATATATCTTACAATTAAATGTGGAAATTTGTACTTATGCTTTTGTTAGATattaatgatatttataaaattttcaaataaaatttgttcttttttctcaatttgcaaataaaattttcttttagaTATTCCATAATTTTTCTACATTCAATAATTGaatgttattatttttcttttagatgTTCTATTAGTTTTcactatttaatattaattagtatCTTGGGTTTCTCATTCATAGCTTAAAATTAGCTTCAATTATTTCTCACTATTTATTAGTTTATGAAGGAGGACGTTATGGATTCGTTTGGATGGAGTAAGAATCTGGATGGGATCTTCACCGTTAAATCTTGTTACGATAGGTTCAAAGTCAAACTCTCTGGACCTCCTTTTAATTTGGTAATTGTTAATGCAACCAATCATCTGTGGAAGGTAAAAGCTCAGTCTAAGAAAACTATCAAAACACCAAGCGACAAAATCAATATCTCTCTCTAAAATGTCGCTTTAACCTCTCTCTAGAAGGGGGTTAGGGTTTTCAATCTAGCTGATGAGTGGCCACCGGCAATCAAAGGATAAGGAAGGATGGAAAATAGTTTCTGGCCGTCGGAATCAGAGGAGGTGGAGCTTCAAATGGGACACATTCCCTTTGGGGGGAGTAACCGCAATCACCAGTCGTCTGGAGTGGAGATAACTTCTTTTTATGTTTCGGAATTCCCAGATTACTCAAGCGCGAAGGATCTTTTTGAGTTGTTTTGCTGTGTAGGGAAGGCGGTGGAAGTTTCAATCTCACCGAGGAGGAACAGTAGGGGAAAACGTTTCGGTTTTGCGTGTTTTCCAGGCATAGAAGATGGAAGGTTGTTCGCGGTCAGGCTCGATAATATCATTATAACAGGGAGGCAAATTCACGCCAATCTTCCTCGTTTTCAAAGGGGTAAGCTGGTAGGAGACTCAGGGTTTGTGAATCAGAGTATCGGAGGAGGGGGTTCCAAAGTGGGTAAGGAGGCGGCGGAGGGGAATTTCAGAGATGGAATGGGATCTAGGAGGGGCATCAGAACATTCGCGGCAGCGGTAGGGGGAGTTTCTGGTTGCAAAGATGTTACAGGGGAAGTGTCCATAAATGTCTGTTTCAAGTCTAATGATGAAGACAAAAAGAGATTTCTGAAAGCTTATGTTGGGAGAGTTCTCATTCCAAGGTCAGCTTACAACATTCAATCTTATATGGAGATGGATGGGGTCTACCCCGTGAGAGTAATTCCATTGGGAGGGGATGTCTGTCTGTCGAAGGATAGGGAGTCGAGATTTATTGAAGATTTGATTGTAGAAGGGGAAACCTGGTGGAAAAGCTGGTTCTCTGAGATTAAGAGGTGGGAGGAAGGAACGGTTGGTGAGAGTAGGGATGTTTGGCTGAGAATTTTTGGTATCCCTGCTCACGTGTGGATGTCTTACTTTTTTGTGGCATTGGCGGAGGTGTGGCTGAAATTCATTTGCGTGGACGAGAGAACAGCGAAAGGAGAAGCTTTTGATGTCGCAAGGATTATGGTGAAGGTTAATTTATATCTCAAAATACTTGATGTCTTTCCTGTTACCATTGACGGTAAGATGTTTAATTTAGTGATGCGAGAGGATGCGATAGGGTTGTTTGGAAGTAACGTTGAGCCATCGGGAAATAGGGATTCTGCTTCTTCATCAGCAGACTCTGAAAGAATTTGGCAGGATGTTAATGGAGTTGAAGAAGAGGATTTAGGAACATAATTTTCAACTGATTCTATTCAACAGTTTTCATTGAAGGGAAGTTTGAACCATGGCGTTGACGTTCCGTTCCGTGATCACGGAGAAATTGACAAGGGAGATTCGTCGGGAGGCGGAGGTGGAGGATCAGAAAATTTCAAGGGCTCGTTTTCGATTCCGGTTTTGCTGGGCAGGGAAGAAAACAGTGCTACTGCTTGGAAGGATGCAAAATTGGGGAGTTTCGACGAGGCTGTATCACGTTTTCGGGCAGAAACTTCTTTGAATTTTGACTCGAATAAATTAGTGGAAGAAGTGGTGATTATtggtaataaaataaattagtggAAGAAGTGGTGATTATTGGTAATAAAATACAGTGTTaattaattttcaataaaaatcaatttatttatattacaaaataatacaaaaaaaaaaatagaaagaatgaaTGATAGATAAAATGATGTGgctattaatttaaaaaagaaaaatagaaacaaaaaagagtacGTAAGAGTGACATATTGTGAGAGAGGAAGGTTGTATTGGTAAGATCTTATAGAGAATTGTTGTGTTTTTAGAGGGAGGATATGATTGTGAAAAAGAGACAAGAATTTAGAGAGTTAGGCAAAGCAACAAAATGAGCTCAGAGACATGGATTTGGACGATTAGGCAAATTAAGATGAACCAAATCCCAATTCaccttttatttttacttttgcttttgtttttttatttagtagATTGTTTTCATGATTTTGCACCAAAACTTATAGATAGTTACTCATGCTTAACTAAGCACAAACACATGCATATATCTTTTGGTGCATGTTGGGATATTCTCTTACTATTATCATGTATTCAATAAATGTTAGCTTTTTTCAAAACTAAAGTAGTGGTTTTCTTCATGATTTGCAATGAGTGTGTTACTTCAAGGCAGCTTTGAATTTGGGGAAGAGGCTGCCTTTAAAACTATAGATATTTTACATTTATTCAAAtctattttatttacaaattctaaaaaataaattttaattattattttggtAGAGTTTTGCAATTTATATATGGAATTGTCAAATGGGAGTGCAAATGTACCTTTCTTGCAATTTGGATGGACGTATAAAGATGCATGTATAAATTGTACATATATCTTACAATTAAATGTGGAAATTTGTACTTATGCTTTTGTTAGATattaatgatatttataaaattttcaaataaaatttgttcttttttctcaatttgcaaataaaattttcttttagaTATTCCATAATTTTTCTACATTCAATAATTGaatgttattatttttcttttagatgTTCTATTAGTTTTcactatttaatattaattagtatCTTGGGTTTCTCATTCATAGCTTAAAATTAGCTTCAATTATTTCTCACTATTTATTAGTTTATGAAGGAGGACGTTATGGATTCGTTTGGATGGAGTAAGAATCTGGATGGGATCTTCACCGTTAAATCTTGTTACGATAGGTTCAAAGTCAAACTCTCTGGACCTCCTTTTAATTTGGTAATTGTTAATGCAACCAATCATCTGTGGAAGGTAAAAGCTCAGTCTAAGAAAACTATCAAAACACCAAGCGACAAAATCAATATCTCTCTCTAAAATGTCGCTTTAACCTCTCTCTAGAAGGGGGTTAGGGTTTTCAATCTAGCTGATGAGTGGCCACCGGCAATCAAAGGATAAGGAAGGATGGAAAATAGTTTCTGGCCGTCGGAATCAGAGGAGGTGGAGCTTCAAATGGGACACATTCCCTTTGGGGGGAGTAACCGCAATCACCAGTCGTCTGGAGTGGAGATAACTTCTTTTTATGTTTCGGAATTCCCAGATTACTCAAGCGCGAAGGATCTTTTTGAGTTGTTTTGCTGTGTAGGGAAGGCGGTGGAAGTTTCAATCTCACCGAGGAGGAACAGTAGGGGAAAACGTTTCGGTTTTGCGTGTTTTCCAGGCATAGAAGATGGAAGGTTGTTCGCGGTCAGGCTCGATAATATCATTATA includes these proteins:
- the LOC131619483 gene encoding uncharacterized protein LOC131619483 encodes the protein MENSFWPSESEEVELQMGHIPFGGSNRNHQSSGVEITSFYVSEFPDYSSAKDLFELFCCVGKAVEVSISPRRNSRGKRFGFACFPGIEDGRLFAVRLDNIIITGRQIHANLPRFQRGKLVGDSGFVNQSIGGGGSKVGKEAAEGNFRDGMGSRRGIRTFAAAVGGVSGCKDVTGEVSINFCFKSNDEDKKRFLKAYVGRVLIPRSAYNIQSYMEMDGVYPVRVIPLGGDVCLSKDRESRFIEDLIVEGETWWKSWFSEIKRWEEGTVGESRDVWLRIFGIPAHVWMSYFFVALAEVWLKFICVDERTAKGEAFDVARIMVKVNLYLKILDVFPVTIDGKMFNLVMREDAIGLFGSNVEPSGNRDSASSSADSERIWQDFSLKGSLNHGVDVPFRDHGEIDKGDSSGGGGGGSENFKGSFSIPVLLGREENSATAWKDAKLGSFDEAVSRFRAETSLNFDSNKLVEEVVIIGNKIN
- the LOC131619484 gene encoding uncharacterized protein LOC131619484, with the translated sequence MENSFWPSESEEVELQMGHIPFGGSNRNHQSSGVEITSFYVSEFPDYSSAKDLFELFCCVGKAVEVSISPRRNSRGKRFGFACFPGIEDGRLFAVRLDNIIITGRQIHANLPRFQRGKLVGDSGFVNQSIGGGGSKVGKEAAEGNFRDGMGSRRGIRTFAAAVGGVSGCKDVTGEVSINVCFKSNDEDKKRFLKAYVGRVLIPRSAYNIQSYMEMDGVYPVRVIPLGGDVCLSKDRESRFIEDLIVEGETWWKSWFSEIKRWEEGTVGESRDVWLRIFGIPAHVWMSYFFVALAEVWLKFICVDERTAKGEAFDVARIMVKVNLYLKILDVFPVTIDGKMFNLVMREDAIGLFGSNVEPSGNRDSASSSADSERIWQDFSLKGSLNHGVDVPFRDHGEIDKGDSSGGGGGGSENFKGSFSIPVLLGREENSATAWKDAKLGSFDEAVSRFRAETSLNFDSNKLVEEVVIIGNKIN